One Frankia alni ACN14a DNA window includes the following coding sequences:
- a CDS encoding LysR family transcriptional regulator, with the protein MELRHLVSFLAIADELHFGRAAARLHLSQPSLSQQLQRLERSLGVELVARTSHDVRLTAAGKAFEAEARAIISQMRKATHTAREVAAGRTGVVSVGYNFPGGQHVVPAALTKMSADYPDVSVTLVEQRTGPQLSALAAGDLDIAIVYGRPTSPEFRSRRLFRVPLVAVVGHGHTWAGRGGIPFGELARQQCVLFAREKSPAMYDAIQAAAEASGITLSVAHEVDDPSATAIVVSVKPLVGFASASRGLHIGSAVGGPRPAAVQLYDPVPTLDLYVVWRAANSAPLVDIFVDCIEAARPFQVPAYGRAESRVRR; encoded by the coding sequence ATGGAGTTGCGGCACCTGGTGTCATTCCTTGCTATCGCGGACGAGCTGCATTTCGGCCGCGCTGCCGCTCGACTACATCTTTCGCAGCCATCCCTGAGTCAACAACTACAACGACTGGAACGAAGTCTCGGTGTCGAGCTGGTGGCCCGGACGTCCCATGATGTCCGGCTCACCGCCGCCGGAAAGGCCTTCGAGGCCGAGGCGCGGGCCATCATCTCGCAGATGCGCAAGGCCACCCACACCGCCCGCGAGGTCGCGGCCGGCCGGACCGGGGTGGTGAGCGTCGGGTACAACTTCCCCGGCGGCCAGCACGTCGTCCCGGCCGCACTCACGAAGATGTCGGCCGACTACCCCGACGTCAGCGTCACGCTGGTCGAGCAGCGCACCGGTCCACAGCTTTCCGCGCTCGCCGCCGGCGATCTCGACATCGCCATCGTCTACGGCCGTCCGACCTCGCCCGAGTTCCGCTCCCGGCGGCTTTTCCGGGTGCCGCTCGTCGCGGTCGTCGGCCATGGGCACACGTGGGCGGGTCGCGGTGGCATTCCCTTCGGGGAACTTGCCCGCCAACAGTGCGTCCTGTTCGCCCGGGAGAAGAGCCCGGCGATGTACGACGCGATCCAGGCGGCCGCCGAGGCCAGCGGCATCACCCTGTCGGTCGCCCACGAGGTGGACGACCCGAGTGCGACAGCGATCGTCGTGTCGGTGAAACCGCTGGTCGGGTTCGCCTCGGCGTCGCGCGGGCTGCACATCGGCTCCGCGGTCGGGGGCCCGCGGCCGGCCGCCGTCCAGCTCTACGACCCGGTCCCCACCCTGGACCTCTACGTGGTCTGGCGGGCGGCGAACTCGGCGCCGCTGGTGGACATCTTTGTCGACTGTATCGAGGCCGCCCGGCCGTTCCAGGTTCCAGCATACGGACGTGCCGAATCAAGAGTGAGGCGATAG
- a CDS encoding AMP-dependent synthetase/ligase has translation MQKSTSAGGPVLPDDQGLWSVVDRGAQAHPERPLLGRTDLPGEAIHEISSGEFAEQARAVAAELLALGVAHGDRVAVMGRTGYHWVLLSVAALGVGAVIVPVYPTASQVQVRHVLTDSGAAWAFAETDEQVRQVSEAGAAELRRPAWRLGQVDDWVAAAAGSTDAAADADADADAGARRAALDEEFVQRSGKVRADDLAMIIYTSGTTGLPKGCMLTHRNMFASSAGTVEQTGELFRTAPQDGPRGAQDGAQDGTLAPAQATTALCLPLSHVFGQTILFACLYAGTRTVLLPGIPELLPAMTRIRPTFLALVPYALEKIRKRVRDLPSDDVSAAFGGRLTQVICGGASLDDTTAAFFASAGVTVLNCYGLTEAATAVTVNAPATNRRGTVGRPIPGTTVAIADDGEVLVQGANVSPGYWSAGERAVGRDATGPGEDRWLHTGDVGHLDPDGYLVITGRRKEILVTNSGKNVAPTPLEDRVRLHRLVSNCMVVGEARPFVSALITVDPAPLAVWAEANGVPLDGGQDWREHPRLLAELQLAVDDANSLVSRAESIRKFRVLDGDFTVERGHLTPSMKLRRAIIEREFTEAIAFLYQ, from the coding sequence GTGCAGAAATCCACCTCGGCCGGCGGTCCCGTCCTGCCGGACGACCAGGGCCTCTGGTCCGTGGTCGACCGGGGCGCCCAGGCGCACCCCGAGCGGCCCCTGCTGGGCCGTACCGACCTTCCCGGCGAGGCGATCCACGAGATCAGCAGCGGCGAGTTCGCCGAGCAGGCCCGGGCGGTGGCGGCCGAGCTGCTGGCCCTCGGGGTCGCGCACGGCGACCGGGTCGCCGTCATGGGGCGCACCGGCTACCACTGGGTGCTGCTGAGCGTCGCCGCCCTCGGCGTCGGCGCGGTGATCGTCCCCGTGTACCCGACGGCCTCGCAGGTGCAGGTCCGCCACGTCCTGACCGATTCCGGCGCCGCGTGGGCGTTCGCCGAGACCGACGAGCAGGTGCGGCAGGTCAGCGAGGCCGGCGCCGCCGAGCTGCGCCGCCCGGCGTGGCGCCTGGGGCAGGTCGACGACTGGGTGGCCGCGGCGGCGGGCTCGACCGATGCTGCGGCCGACGCCGACGCCGACGCCGACGCCGGGGCGCGCCGCGCCGCGCTCGACGAGGAGTTCGTCCAGCGGTCCGGCAAGGTCCGCGCCGACGACCTGGCAATGATCATCTACACCAGTGGCACCACGGGCCTGCCGAAGGGCTGCATGCTCACCCACCGCAACATGTTCGCCTCCTCGGCGGGCACGGTGGAGCAGACCGGCGAGCTGTTCCGGACCGCCCCCCAGGATGGACCCCGGGGCGCCCAGGACGGCGCCCAGGACGGCACGCTGGCCCCGGCGCAGGCCACGACGGCGCTGTGCCTGCCGCTGTCGCACGTGTTCGGCCAGACGATCTTGTTCGCCTGCCTCTACGCGGGGACGCGCACCGTCCTGCTCCCCGGGATTCCCGAGCTGCTGCCAGCGATGACGCGGATCCGCCCGACGTTCCTGGCCCTCGTGCCGTACGCGCTGGAGAAGATCCGCAAGCGGGTCCGGGACCTGCCCTCCGACGACGTCTCCGCGGCGTTCGGCGGTCGGCTGACCCAGGTGATCTGCGGCGGCGCCTCGCTCGACGACACCACCGCGGCGTTCTTCGCCAGCGCGGGCGTCACCGTGCTGAACTGCTACGGCCTGACCGAGGCCGCCACGGCGGTCACGGTGAACGCCCCGGCCACCAACCGGCGCGGGACCGTCGGACGGCCGATCCCGGGAACGACGGTCGCGATCGCCGACGACGGGGAGGTGCTCGTCCAGGGCGCCAACGTCTCGCCCGGCTACTGGTCGGCCGGTGAGCGCGCCGTCGGCCGCGACGCCACCGGGCCGGGAGAGGACCGCTGGCTGCACACCGGCGACGTCGGCCACCTCGACCCCGACGGCTACCTGGTCATCACCGGGCGCCGCAAGGAGATCCTGGTGACCAACAGCGGCAAGAACGTCGCGCCGACGCCGCTGGAGGACCGGGTCCGGCTGCACCGGCTGGTCAGCAACTGCATGGTCGTCGGGGAGGCCCGCCCGTTCGTCTCGGCGCTGATCACCGTGGATCCGGCGCCGCTGGCCGTCTGGGCGGAGGCGAACGGCGTACCGCTCGACGGTGGGCAGGACTGGCGGGAGCACCCCCGGCTGCTCGCCGAGCTCCAGCTCGCCGTCGACGACGCCAACAGCCTCGTCTCCCGGGCCGAGTCGATCCGAAAGTTCCGCGTGCTCGACGGCGACTTCACCGTCGAACGCGGACATCTCACACCTTCCATGAAGCTTCGCCGCGCGATCATCGAACGGGAATTCACCGAGGCGATCGCCTTTCTTTACCAGTGA
- a CDS encoding NAD(P)/FAD-dependent oxidoreductase: MYDVIVVGARCAGSPLAMLLARRGHKVLVVDRATFPSDTVSTHYIHQAGLSRLQDWGILDRLVATEPPAMRHLTFSYTDIFLEGFADPIDGITEVYSPRRTILDEILVDEARKAGAEVVEGFTVTDVIFADGRAAGVRGRIGDGPEREFTARFVVGADGRNSTVAGLVGAEIYRSVPAACFVYYSYYDGLDWTFQHRTGFGQQQLGAWPTHHGQHLVAVMRRKERMREFRADVEGSFHEIIDQVVPELGEDLRANGKRAENFRAMAYPDNFYRRSAGPGWALVGDAGYHKDPFTGWGITDALKYSEVLAEKLHEGLSGSRPTDEAVEEYTKIRDAESNGTFELTCSLAELSLTPYYDSVFRATSMSPEYTTKFFGLIAGGIPGEEFFAPANLERLYEDVNMPADRRIVTRS; this comes from the coding sequence ATGTACGACGTCATCGTGGTGGGCGCACGCTGCGCCGGATCGCCTCTGGCGATGCTGCTGGCCCGGCGCGGGCACAAGGTGCTCGTGGTGGACCGCGCCACTTTTCCGAGTGACACCGTCTCCACGCACTACATTCATCAGGCCGGTCTGTCCCGACTTCAGGACTGGGGCATTCTGGACCGTCTCGTCGCCACCGAGCCGCCGGCGATGCGGCACCTGACGTTCTCCTACACGGACATCTTTCTCGAGGGTTTCGCGGACCCGATCGACGGAATCACCGAGGTGTATTCCCCGCGCCGGACGATCCTCGACGAGATCCTCGTCGACGAGGCGCGCAAGGCCGGTGCCGAGGTCGTCGAGGGCTTCACCGTCACCGACGTGATCTTCGCCGACGGGCGCGCCGCCGGCGTGCGCGGACGGATCGGCGACGGCCCGGAACGCGAGTTCACCGCCCGGTTCGTCGTCGGTGCCGACGGCCGCAACTCCACCGTGGCGGGCCTGGTCGGGGCCGAGATCTACCGGTCCGTCCCCGCGGCGTGCTTCGTGTACTACTCGTACTACGACGGGCTGGACTGGACCTTCCAGCACCGCACCGGCTTCGGTCAGCAGCAGCTCGGCGCGTGGCCGACGCACCACGGTCAGCACCTCGTCGCCGTCATGCGCCGCAAGGAGCGGATGCGGGAGTTCCGGGCGGACGTCGAGGGCAGCTTCCACGAGATCATCGACCAGGTCGTGCCCGAACTCGGCGAGGACCTGCGCGCCAACGGAAAGCGGGCGGAGAACTTCCGCGCCATGGCCTACCCGGACAACTTCTACCGCCGTTCCGCCGGCCCCGGCTGGGCGCTCGTCGGCGACGCCGGATACCACAAGGACCCGTTCACCGGCTGGGGTATCACCGACGCGCTGAAGTACTCCGAGGTGCTCGCCGAGAAGCTGCACGAGGGCCTCTCCGGTTCGCGCCCGACCGACGAGGCGGTCGAGGAGTACACGAAGATCCGTGACGCCGAGAGCAACGGCACCTTCGAACTCACCTGCAGCCTCGCGGAACTCAGCCTCACCCCCTACTACGACTCCGTGTTCCGCGCCACCAGCATGAGCCCGGAATACACGACGAAGTTCTTCGGCCTCATCGCCGGCGGAATTCCCGGCGAGGAGTTCTTCGCCCCGGCGAACCTCGAGCGGCTCTACGAGGACGTCAACATGCCGGCCGACCGAAGGATTGTCACCCGATCCTGA
- a CDS encoding SGNH/GDSL hydrolase family protein, which translates to MPAVRFTALGDSFVEGRGDVAADGSYIGWASRFARRMGVPAREVRNLGAYQTTTQQVVDRQLRPALARKSPLIGVVVGVNDLVQDFDPDRFARNLDTIFRSLAGLDTTVFTASYPDIPANLPLPEEFRGLLRERFVFANTVLAEVCAATGTLRLDIAVHADWAGRRLWSPDGLHPNAEGHRLFAEQMADLVERTSWLTAA; encoded by the coding sequence ATGCCCGCAGTCAGGTTCACGGCCCTCGGCGACAGCTTCGTCGAGGGTCGCGGTGACGTCGCCGCCGACGGTTCCTACATCGGCTGGGCCAGCCGGTTCGCCCGCCGGATGGGCGTGCCCGCCCGCGAGGTCCGCAACCTCGGCGCCTACCAGACGACCACGCAACAGGTCGTCGACCGGCAGTTGCGCCCGGCCCTGGCCCGCAAGTCGCCGCTGATCGGCGTGGTGGTCGGCGTCAACGACCTCGTCCAGGACTTCGACCCCGACCGGTTCGCCCGCAACCTCGACACGATCTTCCGGTCGCTGGCGGGCCTGGACACCACGGTGTTCACCGCCAGCTACCCCGACATCCCCGCGAACCTGCCGCTGCCGGAGGAGTTCCGCGGCCTGCTGCGCGAACGGTTCGTGTTTGCGAACACCGTCCTCGCCGAGGTGTGCGCGGCGACCGGGACGCTGCGCCTGGACATCGCCGTCCACGCCGACTGGGCCGGGCGGCGGCTGTGGAGCCCCGACGGCCTGCACCCGAACGCCGAGGGACATCGCCTGTTCGCCGAGCAGATGGCGGACCTCGTCGAGCGCACGTCCTGGCTGACGGCTGCCTGA